One uncultured Caproiciproducens sp. DNA segment encodes these proteins:
- the queA gene encoding tRNA preQ1(34) S-adenosylmethionine ribosyltransferase-isomerase QueA: MTLDLKNLQTKDFYYDLPKELIAQTPLEPRDSSRLLTLNKDTGEIIHKHFFDIIDCLDPGDCLVLNDSRVLPARLYGIKEGTGAKVEFLLLTHREGDVWEVLCGPGKRAKPGSRFVFGDGLLEAEVLEIIDEGNRLARFTYEGNFYEILDKIGQMPLPHYITEHLEDNERYQTVYSKEVGSAAAPTAGLHFTPELLEKVQKKGIKVAFVTLHVGLGTFRPVTAEKILDHKMHSEHYYLPKETADIINEVKKNGGRVIAVGTTSCRTLESVGTKEGCIKESAGWTDIFIYPGYQFKVLDGLITNFHLPESTLIMLVSSLAGYEHIMNAYRVAVEEKYRFFSFGDAMFIY, translated from the coding sequence ATGACATTAGATTTAAAAAACTTACAGACAAAGGATTTTTACTATGATTTGCCAAAGGAACTGATTGCACAGACACCGCTTGAACCTCGTGATTCATCCAGGCTTTTAACCTTGAACAAAGATACAGGAGAAATTATTCACAAGCATTTTTTCGATATCATTGACTGTTTAGATCCCGGCGATTGTCTTGTATTAAATGATTCCCGTGTTTTACCGGCAAGACTTTACGGCATAAAAGAGGGAACAGGCGCTAAAGTCGAGTTTTTGCTTTTGACTCACCGCGAAGGTGATGTGTGGGAAGTGCTCTGCGGCCCTGGGAAACGTGCCAAACCCGGTTCCCGTTTTGTATTTGGCGACGGCCTTCTAGAGGCGGAGGTACTTGAAATTATTGATGAAGGCAACCGTTTGGCCCGTTTTACCTATGAAGGTAATTTTTATGAGATTTTGGATAAAATCGGCCAAATGCCGCTTCCACATTATATTACTGAACACCTAGAAGATAATGAACGTTATCAAACGGTTTATTCGAAAGAAGTTGGTTCCGCTGCGGCACCGACAGCCGGACTGCATTTTACGCCGGAACTGCTCGAAAAAGTTCAAAAGAAAGGCATAAAAGTTGCGTTTGTTACGCTGCATGTTGGCCTGGGTACGTTTCGGCCGGTTACGGCAGAAAAGATTTTGGATCACAAAATGCATTCGGAACATTATTACCTACCGAAAGAAACGGCGGATATCATCAATGAAGTGAAAAAGAACGGAGGCCGTGTAATTGCGGTAGGCACAACAAGCTGCCGTACTTTGGAATCAGTCGGAACAAAAGAAGGCTGTATCAAAGAAAGCGCCGGCTGGACGGATATTTTCATTTATCCCGGTTATCAGTTTAAAGTGCTTGACGGCTTAATCACTAATTTTCATTTGCCTGAAAGTACCCTAATCATGCTGGTTTCCTCTCTCGCCGGGTACGAGCACATTATGAATGCTTACAGAGTAGCAGTCGAAGAAAAATACAGATTTTTCAGTTTCGGCGACGCCATGTTCATCTACTGA
- the dapB gene encoding 4-hydroxy-tetrahydrodipicolinate reductase, producing the protein MTRMIICGCNGKMGHEVSACAALRDDCKVVGGIDISTEAKCDFPVFAKPADITVETNVIIDFSNPALLPALLQYAQINKTPLVLCTTGYNKAQVDALTRVSAEVPVFYSGNMSLGINLLIELTKKAAKVLGNGFDIEIVEKHHNQKIDAPSGTALMIADGISSVMDENVHYVYDRHSQRKKRESTEIGIHSIRGGTIVGEHEVIFAGHHEVITLSHSAQSKEVFAAGAVNAAVFLAGMPAGLYNMADLLK; encoded by the coding sequence ATGACTAGGATGATTATCTGCGGATGCAACGGCAAAATGGGTCACGAAGTTTCAGCCTGCGCGGCTCTTCGGGACGACTGCAAAGTCGTCGGAGGAATTGACATCAGCACAGAAGCAAAGTGCGATTTTCCAGTTTTCGCTAAGCCGGCGGATATTACAGTAGAAACCAATGTGATTATTGATTTTTCCAATCCCGCCCTTCTCCCCGCCTTACTCCAGTATGCGCAAATCAATAAAACACCGCTCGTTTTATGCACTACCGGTTACAACAAAGCACAAGTGGACGCTTTAACGCGTGTTTCGGCTGAAGTGCCGGTTTTTTATTCAGGCAATATGTCGCTTGGAATAAACCTGCTGATTGAACTTACAAAAAAAGCGGCCAAAGTGCTGGGCAACGGCTTTGATATTGAAATTGTAGAAAAACACCACAACCAAAAAATCGATGCGCCAAGCGGCACTGCATTGATGATCGCCGACGGCATTTCATCCGTCATGGATGAAAATGTTCACTATGTTTATGACCGACATTCCCAGCGTAAAAAACGTGAATCAACGGAAATTGGGATTCATTCCATTCGCGGCGGGACAATCGTCGGCGAACATGAAGTGATTTTTGCCGGACATCACGAAGTAATTACACTTTCTCACTCCGCCCAGTCAAAAGAGGTCTTTGCAGCCGGAGCGGTTAACGCAGCTGTTTTTTTAGCAGGTATGCCCGCAGGACTATATAACATGGCTGATTTATTAAAATAG
- a CDS encoding YfhO family protein — protein MKKTRSLLFAPAAVMVIMLSVFWVCRMFPFGYNTLSWCDMNQQVIPFLMDFKDILSGKANMFLNMQNSGGMSFWGVFLFFISSPFSLLVAFVDKADLYLFVNIMVLLKMMACALTASIFFRYQFKNLGLLQNTAISVMYAFCGYTMFYYQNQVWLDVMYLFPILFIGLIRLVDKEKILLYVVSFSAILTVNFYLSYMVSIFLVLSSGLYVWLFSTKECRRKHILLLGISTLITCLITAVVWLPSLIQYVSSARTGNLIASLKVGTLISRFDTTFAVIICSGAIFAAFIIYLFFTQKQSARMAFAFLMFIFTIIPVFIEPINKMWQTGNYQAFPVRYGYITIFFGLIIFAAIVSGVNDENHLTSSSTLSVFGGMLAVSAVFLAECLILYKDYDVITVYTRTLWGSSDSFRLLLLFSLTAGLAYLILLLLYKFKQLSKTAFSVLLCVMVLLECIFNSSVYVASAANNAKNEKSVIDLGDKIKDDTFYRVKSEEKYFDVNLTGSLGYNTLSHYTSLTNEKFMYTMKKLGYSSYWMEVNSNGGTKLTDAILGNRYSILKKGMTTYAENLIYQNQKYEIKRIDPSLPIGFMMHADQMKAFSSLPDTTRLNIQQSVFESIFNTKEKLFTYYEPTLCNNITYTSGNRYTLTFTDNSINGSVIYKIPVEGTETLYFDCFDKLSNSLIEHINSSFNVLVNGETVQNDYPNQNNNGILNLGTFHNQTVEVEVQVLKEVDAKSFGVAGLKENVLEKAISSTSVAQLKQSGNKIIGTANAADDQSYLFLPITDDKGYTAVINGKKTEINTVFDSLMAVKLEKGKNQISIAYIPSGFTMGICLSAAGIFLFICFLVFLQKGLYKKIQFLETPASFVFALLFIGVFIGIYIFPVIVYCFK, from the coding sequence ATGAAGAAAACCCGTTCTTTACTGTTTGCCCCTGCCGCGGTAATGGTGATTATGCTGTCGGTATTTTGGGTTTGCAGGATGTTTCCTTTTGGATATAATACCCTTTCATGGTGTGATATGAACCAGCAGGTTATTCCTTTTCTCATGGACTTTAAAGATATTCTGTCCGGTAAAGCAAACATGTTTTTGAATATGCAAAATTCCGGAGGCATGAGCTTTTGGGGCGTGTTTCTGTTTTTTATTTCCAGTCCATTTAGTCTTTTAGTAGCATTTGTCGATAAAGCGGATCTATATCTTTTCGTCAATATTATGGTCTTACTGAAAATGATGGCATGCGCTCTTACTGCAAGCATTTTTTTTCGTTATCAATTCAAAAATCTCGGGCTGCTGCAGAATACGGCAATATCGGTGATGTATGCTTTTTGCGGATATACAATGTTTTATTATCAAAACCAGGTATGGCTGGATGTAATGTATCTTTTCCCAATACTATTCATTGGCTTGATAAGGCTGGTTGATAAAGAAAAAATCCTGTTGTATGTGGTCTCTTTCTCAGCGATACTAACGGTCAATTTTTATTTAAGTTATATGGTATCAATTTTTCTTGTACTATCGTCCGGCCTCTATGTATGGCTTTTTTCGACAAAAGAATGCCGTCGGAAACACATTTTGCTTCTTGGAATTTCAACCCTGATCACCTGTTTGATTACTGCTGTGGTTTGGCTTCCCTCCCTCATACAGTATGTTTCTTCTGCCAGAACAGGAAATCTGATTGCCAGTTTAAAGGTAGGCACGCTTATTTCAAGATTTGACACCACCTTTGCTGTTATTATTTGTTCCGGTGCAATTTTCGCCGCGTTCATCATTTATTTGTTTTTTACTCAAAAACAGTCTGCAAGGATGGCTTTTGCATTTTTGATGTTCATTTTTACCATTATACCGGTATTCATAGAACCGATCAATAAAATGTGGCAGACAGGAAATTATCAGGCATTTCCTGTCCGCTACGGATACATCACAATCTTTTTTGGCTTGATTATTTTTGCTGCAATCGTATCCGGCGTCAATGATGAGAATCATCTTACCTCCAGCAGCACACTTTCTGTATTTGGAGGTATGCTGGCCGTCAGTGCCGTATTCCTTGCTGAATGTCTGATTCTTTACAAGGATTATGATGTTATCACAGTTTACACAAGAACATTGTGGGGGAGCAGTGACAGTTTTCGTCTTCTGCTGTTATTTTCGCTGACAGCCGGACTTGCTTATCTTATTCTTTTACTGCTCTATAAATTCAAGCAATTGAGTAAAACAGCTTTTTCCGTCCTGTTATGTGTGATGGTTTTACTTGAATGTATTTTTAATTCCAGTGTCTATGTGGCATCTGCAGCCAATAACGCAAAAAACGAAAAATCTGTAATTGATCTAGGCGATAAGATTAAAGATGATACTTTTTATAGAGTAAAATCCGAAGAAAAGTATTTTGATGTGAATCTTACGGGGAGTTTGGGATACAACACGCTGAGCCATTACACCTCGCTGACAAATGAAAAGTTTATGTACACCATGAAAAAACTCGGCTACTCATCATACTGGATGGAAGTGAATTCAAACGGAGGGACAAAACTGACCGATGCGATCTTAGGCAATCGATACAGTATACTCAAAAAAGGTATGACGACATATGCAGAAAACTTGATTTATCAAAATCAAAAATATGAGATTAAAAGAATTGACCCATCACTTCCCATCGGGTTCATGATGCATGCAGATCAAATGAAAGCATTCAGCAGTCTTCCTGATACAACCCGCCTCAATATACAGCAGTCTGTTTTTGAATCCATATTTAACACGAAAGAAAAGCTTTTCACTTATTATGAGCCGACTCTCTGCAACAATATCACCTATACTTCCGGCAACAGATATACGCTTACTTTTACGGACAACAGCATCAACGGATCGGTGATTTATAAAATTCCGGTTGAAGGTACAGAGACCTTGTATTTCGATTGCTTTGACAAACTTTCAAACAGTTTAATTGAACATATCAACTCAAGCTTTAATGTGCTGGTAAACGGAGAAACGGTGCAGAACGATTATCCAAATCAAAACAATAATGGCATTTTGAATCTTGGTACTTTTCATAATCAAACTGTAGAGGTAGAGGTTCAGGTTCTAAAAGAAGTAGACGCAAAGTCCTTCGGCGTTGCCGGTCTGAAAGAAAATGTTCTGGAAAAAGCAATCAGCAGTACTTCTGTCGCACAGTTAAAGCAATCCGGAAATAAAATTATCGGAACCGCCAACGCTGCTGATGATCAATCTTATTTATTTCTTCCGATTACAGATGATAAGGGTTATACGGCAGTGATCAATGGCAAAAAAACTGAAATTAACACTGTTTTCGATTCTTTAATGGCGGTGAAACTTGAAAAAGGGAAAAACCAAATCTCTATCGCTTATATCCCGTCCGGCTTTACTATGGGAATCTGCCTGTCAGCAGCAGGAATTTTTCTCTTTATTTGTTTTCTGGTATTTTTGCAAAAAGGATTGTATAAGAAAATTCAATTTCTCGAAACTCCGGCTTCATTCGTTTTTGCATTGCTTTTTATTGGTGTTTTTATAGGAATTTACATTTTTCCGGTCATTGTTTATTGTTTTAAATAG
- the yajC gene encoding preprotein translocase subunit YajC, giving the protein MNLNILTGTSSATGGNMWTIVILYAAVIGGLYLLVIRPQSKKKKNEEKMRHNVQIGDEITTIGGVVGRVVGIKEDADTIVIETGTDRAKMRIKRWAIGSIDTIHEDAE; this is encoded by the coding sequence ATGAATCTTAACATTTTAACAGGAACCAGTTCCGCAACCGGAGGAAACATGTGGACAATCGTTATCCTTTATGCGGCGGTTATCGGTGGTTTGTATTTACTTGTCATTCGTCCTCAGTCCAAGAAGAAGAAAAACGAGGAAAAAATGCGCCACAATGTGCAAATCGGTGATGAAATTACCACGATTGGCGGAGTTGTCGGCCGTGTTGTCGGTATAAAAGAGGATGCGGATACCATCGTTATTGAAACCGGTACGGACCGAGCAAAAATGCGTATCAAACGCTGGGCAATCGGCAGTATTGATACAATTCACGAAGACGCTGAATAA
- the tyrS gene encoding tyrosine--tRNA ligase — translation MMGVFEELEARGLIAQMTDEEKIQDLLNNHKTTFYIGFDPTADSLHVGHFVQIMVMAHMQRAGHTPIALFGGGTGMVGDPSGKTDMRKMLTKEEIDHNIACFKKQMSGLIDFSEGKAIMANNADWLLHLNYIDFLREVGVHFSVNRMLAAECYKQRLEKGLSFFELNYMIMQSYDFLELNHRYNCQLELGGDDQWSNIIGGVELLRRKEGKEAYGMTFTLLTTSEGKKMGKTEKGAVWLDPEKTTPFEFYQYWRNIGDADVIKCLKILTFLPLSEINELAKLEGGELNKAKEILAFEVTRLIHGEKEALKVQDGARALFGTGENTENMPSTDITAADLPDGEIGVLDLLVLTKLTPSKGEGRRLIEQGGIAIDNAKVLSISEKISIKNFDKKYVVIKKGKKVFHKVNLIG, via the coding sequence ATAATGGGAGTTTTTGAAGAATTAGAAGCAAGGGGCTTAATTGCCCAGATGACGGATGAGGAAAAAATCCAAGACCTTCTCAACAATCATAAGACTACGTTTTATATCGGCTTTGATCCCACAGCCGACAGTCTGCACGTCGGTCACTTTGTGCAGATTATGGTCATGGCTCATATGCAGAGAGCCGGTCATACGCCAATTGCTCTGTTCGGCGGCGGTACGGGAATGGTGGGTGACCCTTCCGGGAAAACCGACATGCGCAAAATGCTGACAAAAGAAGAAATCGATCATAATATCGCCTGTTTTAAAAAGCAGATGTCGGGTCTGATTGATTTTTCCGAAGGAAAAGCAATTATGGCAAACAACGCGGACTGGCTGTTACATTTGAACTACATCGATTTCTTGCGCGAGGTAGGCGTTCATTTTTCCGTTAACCGTATGCTTGCGGCCGAATGCTACAAACAACGTCTGGAAAAAGGTCTTTCTTTTTTTGAGCTGAACTATATGATTATGCAAAGCTACGACTTCTTGGAACTGAACCACCGGTACAACTGTCAGCTGGAGCTTGGCGGTGACGACCAGTGGAGCAATATCATCGGCGGTGTCGAGCTGCTGCGTCGTAAGGAAGGCAAAGAGGCATATGGAATGACATTCACGCTTCTTACCACCAGTGAAGGAAAAAAGATGGGTAAGACTGAAAAAGGAGCTGTTTGGCTCGATCCGGAAAAAACCACACCGTTTGAATTTTACCAGTACTGGCGCAACATTGGTGATGCCGACGTTATAAAATGTTTGAAAATCCTTACCTTTCTACCTTTGTCTGAAATCAATGAACTTGCTAAACTCGAAGGAGGAGAACTGAATAAAGCCAAGGAAATTCTTGCTTTTGAGGTTACCAGACTGATTCACGGGGAGAAGGAAGCGCTAAAGGTTCAGGATGGCGCACGTGCACTGTTCGGAACCGGTGAAAACACCGAAAACATGCCTTCAACGGATATTACTGCAGCGGATTTGCCGGATGGAGAAATAGGTGTGCTTGATCTGCTTGTTCTGACAAAGCTGACGCCTTCCAAAGGAGAGGGGAGACGTTTAATCGAACAGGGCGGTATTGCTATTGATAACGCCAAGGTTTTGTCAATTTCGGAAAAGATTTCAATCAAGAATTTTGATAAGAAATACGTCGTTATAAAAAAAGGTAAAAAAGTATTTCATAAAGTGAACTTGATCGGTTAG
- the dapA gene encoding 4-hydroxy-tetrahydrodipicolinate synthase gives MKKLIFNGSGVALITPMKEDGSIHYDVLSELIEFHITNGTDAIIACATTGESPVLDHDEHCKAIDFVVKKVNRRIPVIASSGSNDTRYAVELSLSAQELGADGLLMVTPYYNKTSQAGLVKHYHYVADRVNLPIIVYNVPSRTGCNIKPETYLELSKHPNINATKEANGDISALAKTISLCGDNLYVYSGEDNQTFPILSLGGKGVISVFANILPKVMHQICADYFAGDIVSSREIFLKNIELMDALFADVNPIPVKTAMKMLGFNSGDCRLPLTTMSDEAEAKLACVLKKYNLLK, from the coding sequence ATGAAAAAGCTTATTTTTAATGGCTCGGGCGTTGCGCTGATAACGCCTATGAAGGAAGACGGCTCAATTCATTATGACGTTTTAAGTGAATTGATTGAATTTCATATAACGAATGGAACAGATGCCATTATTGCTTGTGCCACAACGGGGGAATCTCCCGTTTTAGACCACGATGAGCACTGTAAGGCAATTGATTTCGTTGTCAAAAAGGTAAATAGAAGAATTCCGGTTATTGCGAGTTCCGGCAGCAACGACACCCGCTACGCTGTTGAACTATCCCTTTCTGCGCAGGAACTGGGTGCAGACGGACTTTTAATGGTAACTCCTTACTATAATAAAACTTCGCAGGCAGGGCTTGTAAAGCATTATCACTATGTTGCCGACCGGGTTAATTTGCCGATTATTGTTTATAACGTGCCTTCCCGCACGGGCTGCAATATTAAGCCGGAAACCTATTTGGAACTGTCAAAGCATCCGAATATCAATGCGACGAAAGAGGCTAACGGAGATATTTCCGCCTTGGCAAAAACAATTTCCCTTTGCGGCGATAATTTATATGTTTATTCCGGAGAAGATAATCAGACATTTCCCATTCTGTCTTTAGGCGGAAAGGGCGTTATCTCTGTATTCGCTAATATTTTACCAAAGGTAATGCATCAGATTTGCGCTGATTACTTTGCAGGTGATATCGTATCAAGCCGCGAAATTTTCTTAAAAAACATTGAATTAATGGATGCGCTATTTGCAGATGTAAACCCCATTCCGGTGAAAACCGCCATGAAGATGCTCGGGTTTAACAGCGGTGACTGCCGTCTGCCGCTTACAACAATGAGTGATGAAGCGGAGGCAAAGCTTGCTTGCGTACTTAAAAAATATAATTTGTTGAAATAA
- the asd gene encoding aspartate-semialdehyde dehydrogenase: MKKYNVGIIGATGMVGQRFATLIENHPWFTVTALAASSRSAGKTYKEAVGDHWLMTTPMPKALENMVVLNAEEDIKKVTSLVDFVFCAVNMKKDEIKLLEEAYAKAECPVMSNNSANRLVADVPMIIPEINSDHVAVIDAQRKRLGTKRGFISVKSNCSLQSYVPAIHPLMDLNVTKVLACTYQAISGAGKTFKTWPESVDNVIPFIGGEEGKSENEPLKIWGHVENGAIINATSPCITSQCLRVPVSDGHTAAVFLSCEKKVEMEEIISRWENFKGVPQELQLPSAPKQFLHYFREEDRPQTRLDRNLENGMAVSIGRLRPDTQYDIKFVCLSHNTLRGAAGGAVLMAELLCAKGYID; encoded by the coding sequence ATGAAAAAGTATAATGTAGGTATTATCGGCGCGACAGGCATGGTTGGCCAAAGGTTTGCTACGCTGATCGAAAATCATCCGTGGTTTACAGTTACCGCGCTCGCAGCAAGTTCGCGTTCTGCCGGTAAAACATATAAAGAAGCTGTTGGAGACCACTGGCTGATGACAACACCAATGCCGAAAGCACTGGAAAATATGGTCGTATTAAACGCTGAAGAGGACATCAAAAAAGTTACTTCTTTAGTTGATTTTGTGTTCTGTGCCGTCAATATGAAAAAAGATGAAATCAAATTGCTGGAAGAAGCTTATGCCAAAGCTGAATGTCCGGTCATGTCCAACAACAGCGCAAACCGCTTAGTGGCTGATGTGCCGATGATTATTCCTGAAATCAATTCCGACCACGTAGCAGTCATTGACGCCCAGCGCAAGCGGCTTGGCACAAAGCGGGGTTTTATCTCCGTAAAATCGAACTGTTCTCTGCAAAGCTATGTTCCGGCCATTCATCCGCTGATGGATTTAAATGTAACAAAAGTTCTCGCCTGTACCTATCAGGCAATTTCCGGCGCCGGTAAAACATTTAAGACCTGGCCCGAAAGTGTTGATAACGTGATTCCTTTCATCGGCGGTGAAGAGGGAAAGTCCGAAAACGAACCGCTTAAAATTTGGGGGCATGTTGAAAACGGAGCAATTATCAATGCAACTTCCCCATGCATCACATCACAGTGTCTTCGTGTTCCGGTTTCTGACGGGCATACTGCCGCAGTCTTTCTCTCCTGTGAAAAAAAGGTTGAAATGGAAGAAATTATTTCAAGATGGGAAAACTTTAAAGGAGTGCCTCAGGAACTTCAGCTTCCCAGTGCGCCAAAGCAGTTTTTGCATTATTTTCGCGAGGAAGACCGTCCTCAGACGAGGCTTGACCGCAATTTGGAAAACGGCATGGCTGTTTCCATCGGACGCTTACGCCCGGATACGCAGTACGACATAAAATTTGTCTGTCTTTCCCACAACACCCTGCGCGGCGCGGCGGGCGGAGCTGTTTTAATGGCGGAGCTTCTTTGCGCAAAGGGATACATTGATTAA
- the tgt gene encoding tRNA guanosine(34) transglycosylase Tgt encodes MYKLISNTGTARRGEFTTPHGTVQTPAFMNVATCGAIKGGLSALDLKDLKCQVQLCNTYHLHLRPGDDNVKKLGGLHRFTRWDGPILTDSGGFQVFSLAKLRNIKEEGVTFASHIDGHKIFMGPEESMRIQSNLASTIAMAFDECVENPAEYDYARNSCQRTVRWLYRCKAEMDRLNTLPETINQQQMLWGINQGSTFVDLRIDNMRQIRELDLDGYAIGGLAVGESAQEMYRIIEAVEPEMPKDKPRYLMGVGTPANILEAVKRGVDIFDCVMPSRNARHGHAFTWEGCRNLLNAKYTLDENPLDEKCDCPVCRNFTRAYIHHLFKSGEILAMRLCVMHNIYFYNTLLERIRLSMDHDRFEEFYSNNILKLGARI; translated from the coding sequence ATGTACAAACTAATCAGCAATACAGGAACGGCAAGGCGCGGAGAATTTACAACCCCTCACGGCACAGTACAGACTCCGGCCTTTATGAATGTAGCTACCTGCGGTGCAATTAAAGGCGGCCTTTCCGCGCTGGACCTTAAAGATCTGAAATGTCAGGTTCAGCTCTGCAACACCTATCACCTTCACCTGAGACCCGGAGATGATAATGTCAAAAAGCTCGGCGGACTGCATCGGTTTACAAGATGGGACGGCCCGATTCTTACCGACAGCGGAGGTTTTCAGGTATTCTCCCTTGCAAAACTCAGAAATATCAAAGAAGAAGGAGTAACATTCGCTTCTCACATTGACGGACACAAGATCTTTATGGGTCCGGAGGAAAGCATGAGAATTCAGTCCAATCTTGCATCCACAATTGCAATGGCGTTTGACGAGTGTGTCGAAAATCCGGCGGAATATGACTACGCGCGCAATTCCTGTCAGCGGACAGTACGCTGGCTCTACCGATGCAAAGCAGAAATGGATAGGCTGAATACGCTGCCGGAAACGATCAATCAACAGCAAATGCTGTGGGGAATTAATCAGGGAAGTACCTTTGTGGATTTGCGGATTGACAACATGAGACAAATTCGGGAACTCGACCTGGATGGATACGCAATCGGCGGTCTGGCAGTAGGGGAGAGTGCACAAGAGATGTACCGTATCATTGAGGCGGTTGAACCTGAAATGCCAAAAGACAAACCCCGTTATCTCATGGGAGTTGGAACCCCTGCCAATATTCTTGAAGCGGTGAAACGCGGTGTCGATATTTTCGACTGTGTTATGCCGTCAAGAAACGCGCGCCACGGGCATGCTTTTACATGGGAAGGCTGCCGGAATCTGCTGAACGCAAAATATACGCTTGATGAGAACCCGCTGGATGAAAAATGTGATTGTCCTGTTTGCCGCAACTTTACCCGCGCGTATATTCACCATCTGTTCAAAAGCGGAGAAATTCTGGCCATGCGGCTTTGCGTAATGCATAACATCTATTTTTACAATACGCTGCTTGAACGAATCCGGCTTTCCATGGATCATGATCGCTTTGAGGAGTTTTATAGTAATAATATCTTGAAATTGGGTGCAAGAATATAA